In one window of Cydia fagiglandana chromosome 10, ilCydFagi1.1, whole genome shotgun sequence DNA:
- the LOC134668309 gene encoding uncharacterized protein LOC134668309, with protein sequence MSHTIIKLLLLVAGVAVCVSVTQDTHDVRESRVVQTAQGPVRGYKKDDVFYFYGIPYATAPTGTRRFTAPLPGPVWMNPLKAVNDKIICPQGKLPMLDLSNYDMREDCLVANIYMPDTEDTNLPVVVYVHGGGYHIGAGAITSPSPLVRTKKVIAVTFNYRLGAHGFLCLGTDNAPGNAGMKDQVALLRWVQKNIASFGGNPNEVTIAGYSAGSSAVDLLMLSEMTTGLYNKVIPESGASVAVWSVQLDPVQNAKDFAKQLNFTNADNINSLEEFYSTLSFEALTSDIFFDKEDSNFLFSPCVERDTGVEMFLDDAPINILRQGKYRKVPVLYGFANMEGLFRVPWFEQWKESMNERFSDFLPADLQFKNKEEKERIAKHIKEFYFGDKRISAENIQGFIDYFSDVIFTFPHLRSVKLQVEAGSDSIYLYEYSFFRPHPENAGIPEYVKNIKGAGHCAQTFTVLESGAFGVNLGPESDEYKKMKNIMVELWVNFITTGKPVPEGSNLPSWPPVGANRSPYMSLGEEIKLKGPLLEERTHFWEDIYGRFYRSPVAPSTRKLRSELSQSVSRQQPAMPHTIIKLLLLLAGVTVCVTQDTQDARESRVVQTAQGPVRGYKEDDIFYFYGIPYATAPTGTRRFTAPLPGPIWMNPLEAVNDKIICPQGKYPMLDSSHFDMREDCLVANVYVPETEETNLPVVVYVHGGAYQLGAGVLGSPSPLVRTKKVIAVTFNYRLGAHGFLCLGTENAPGNAGMKDQVALLRWVQKNIANFGGNPNEVTIAGYSAGSSAVDLLMLSDTTKGLYNKVIPESGASVAVWSVQLDPVQNAKDFAKQLNFTNVDNIDSLEEFYSTLSYEALTSDVFLDRKDSNFLFSPCVERDTGVEIFLGDTPINILTQGKYRKVPVLYGFANMEGLFRAPLFEQWQELMNERFSDFLPADLQFKNNEEKESIARDIKEFYFGDKRISAETIQGFIDYFSDVIFAFPHLRSVKLQVEAGSDSIYLYEYTFFRPHPENAGIPEYVKNIKGASHCAQTFTILESGAFGVDVGPDSDEYKKMKNIMVELWVNFITTDKPVPEGSNLPPWPPVGANGSPYMSLGEEIKLKGPLLEERTRFWEDIYGRFYRSPVAPSPRKVRSELVIYKFAMPHTIFKLLLLVAGVTVCVTQDTQDVRESRVVQTAQGPVRGYKKDDIFYFYGIPYATAPTGTRRFTAPLPGPVWMNTLEAINDKILCPQGKVRMSNFPLDFVMREDCLVANVYVPETEETNLPVVVYVHGGAYQFGAGAFGSPSPLVRTKKVIAVTFNYRLGVHGFLCLGTENAPGNAGMKDQVALLRWVQKNIASFGGNPNEVTIAGYSAGSSAVDLLMLSETTKGLYNKVIPESGPSVAVWSVQLDPVQNAKYFAKQLNFTNVDNINSLEEFYSTLSYEALMSDDFLDRKDSNFLFSPCVEHDTGVEMFLDDTPVNILTQGKYRKVPVLYGFANMEGLFRVPLFEQWQELMNERFSDFLPADLQFKNNEEKERIAKDTKEFYFGDKRISAETIQGFIDYFSDVIFGFPHLRSVKLQVEAGSDSIYLYEYSFFRPHPENAGIPEYVKNIKGAGHCAQTSTVLEIGAFGVNLPDSDEYKKMKSIMVELWVNFISTGKPVPEGSNLPPWPPVGANSSPYMSLGEEIKLKGSLLEERTLFWEDIYGRFYKSPMAPSPRKDRSEL encoded by the exons ATGTCGCACACTATAATCAAATTATTGTTATTAGTCGCCGGTGTGGCTGTGTGTGTCAGTGTCACACAGGATACACATGATGTAAGGGAATCAAGGGTAGTGCAGACCGCACAGGGGCCCGTGAGGGGATATAAGAAGGATGATGTCTTCTATTTTTACGGGATCCCATATGCCACGGCGCCTACTGGAACGCGCAGATTCACT GCACCGCTACCAGGACCAGTATGGATGAACCCACTTAAAGCAGTCAATGATAAGATAATTTGTCCACAAGGCAAATTACCAATGCTAGATTTATCTAATTATGACATGCGCGAAGACTGTCTTGTGGCAAACATCTATATGCCCGATACAGAGGACACTAATCTTCCTGTCGTGGTCTATGTCCATGGAGGAGGTTACCATATAGGAGCTGGAGCCATTACGTCACCAAGCCCATTAGTGCGCACCAAAAAAGTAATAGCTGTCACTTTCAATTATCGCTTGGGAGCGCACGGATTCCTCTGTCTGGGCACAGATAATGCTCCCGGTAACGCAGGCATGAAAGACCAAGTAGCGCTGCTTCGATGGGTACAGAAGAACATCGCCAGCTTTGGGGGAAATCCCAATGAAGTCACTATTGCTGGGTACAGCGCAGGCTCATCAGCAGTGGACCTCCTGATGCTCTCAGAAATGACAACGGGTCTTTATAATAAAGTTATACCCGAGAGCGGTGCAAGTGTAGCTGTATGGAGCGTTCAACTTGATCCTGTTCAGAATGCAAAGGATTTTGCTAAGCAGCTTAACTTCACTAACGCTGATAATATCAATAGTTTGGAAGAATTCTACTCAACTCTATCATTTGAGGCTTTGACGTCGGATATTTTCTTCGATAAGGAGGATTCAAATTTTTTGTTTTCACCTTGTGTTGAGCGTGACACCGGCGTTGAAATGTTCCTTGATGATGCTCCAATTAACATTTTAAGACAAGGAAAATACAGAAAAGTGCCTGTCCTGTATGGATTTGCAAATATGGAAGGTTTATTTCGGGTTCCATGGTTTGAACAATGGAAAGAATCAATGAATGAAAGATTTTCAGACTTTTTGCCAGCTGATTTGCAGTTTAAAAACAAGGAAGAAAAGGAGCGTATTGCAAAACATATTAAAGAATTTTATTTTGGTGATAAACGCATATCGGCTGAAAATATTCAAGGGTTTATCGATTACTTCTCTGATGTCATTTTTACATTTCCTCATTTGAGATCAGTTAAGCTGCAAGTGGAGGCTGGTAGTGATTCAATATACCTTTATGAATATTCGTTCTTTAGGCCACATCCCGAAAATGCTGGTATTCCagaatatgtgaaaaatatcaAAGGAGCAGGTCATTGTGCCCAGACTTTTACGGTACTGGAATCTGGTGCATTTGGCGTTAATCTTGGTCCTGAGTCTGATGAATACAAGAAAATGAAGAATATTATGGTTGAACTTTGGGTTAACTTTATCACTACAGg TAAACCAGTACCCGAGGGATCAAATCTCCCTTCTTGGCCCCCGGTTGGTGCTAACAGGTCTCCCTATATGTCTCTAGGAGAAGAGATAAAGCTGAAAGGGCCTCTCTTGGAGGAACGTACACACTTTTGGGAGGACATCTACGGGCGCTTCTACAGATCTCCAGTGGCACCATCCACGCGCAAACTTAGAAGTGAACTCT CACAGTCAGTGTCACGGCAACAGCCCGCCATGCCGCACACCATAATCAAATTATTGTTATTACTCGCCGGAGTAACAGTGTGTGTTACACAGGATACACAGGACGCAAGGGAATCAAGGGTAGTGCAGACCGCACAGGGGCCCGTGAGGGGATATAAGGAGGATGATATCTTCTATTTTTACGGGATCCCGTATGCCACGGCGCCTACTGGAACGCGCAGGTTCACC GCGCCGCTTCCAGGACCAATATGGATGAATCCACTTGAAGCAGTTAATGATAAGATAATTTGTCCCCAGGGCAAATATCCAATGCTAGACTCATCTCATTTTGACATGCGAGAAGACTGTCTTGTAGCAAACGTCTATGTTCCTGAAACAGAAGAGACTAATCTCCCTGTCGTAGTCTATGTCCATGGAGGAGCTTACCAATTAGGAGCCGGAGTGCTTGGTTCACCAAGCCCATTAGTCCGCACCAAAAAAGTAATAGCTGTCACTTTCAACTATCGCTTAGGAGCCCACGGATTCCTCTGTCTGGGCACAGAAAATGCTCCAGGTAACGCAGGCATGAAAGACCAAGTCGCGCTGCTACGATGGGTACAAAAGAACATCGCCAACTTTGGAGGTAATCCCAATGAAGTCACTATTGCTGGGTACAGCGCCGGCTCATCAGCAGTGGACCTCTTGATGCTCTCAGATACGACCAAGGGTCTATATAATAAAGTTATACCCGAGAGCGGTGCAAGTGTAGCTGTATGGAGCGTTCAACTGGATCCTGTTCAGAATGCAAAGGATTTTGCTAAGCAGCTTAACTTCACTAACGTTGATaatatcgatagtttggaaGAATTCTACTCAACTTTGTCATATGAAGCTTTGACGTCAGATGTCTTTCTTGATAGGAAGGATTCAAATTTTTTGTTTTCCCCTTGTGTTGAGCGTGACACCGGCGTTGAAATATTCCTGGGTGACActccaataaatattttaacacaaGGAAAATACAGAAAAGTACCAGTCCTGTATGGATTTGCCAACATGGAAGGTTTATTCCGGGCTCCATTGTTTGAGCAGTGGCaagaattaatgaatgaaaGATTTTCAGATTTTTTGCCAGCTGATTTGCAGTTTAAAAACAATGAAGAAAAGGAGAGTATTGCAAGAGATATTAAAGAATTTTATTTTGGTGATAAACGCATATCAGCTGAAACTATTCAAGGGTTTATCGATTACTTCTCTGATGTCATATTTGCATTTCCCCATTTGAGATCAGTTAAGCTGCAAGTGGAGGCTGGCAGTGATTCAATATACCTTTACGAATATACGTTCTTCAGGCCACATCCCGAAAATGCTGGTATTCCAGAATACGTGAAAAATATCAAAGGAGCAAGTCACTGTGCTCAAACTTTTACGATACTGGAATCCGGTGCATTTGGCGTTGACGTTGGTCCCGATTCTGATGAATACAAGAAAATGAAGAATATTATGGTTGAACTTTGGGTGAATTTTATCACTACAGA TAAACCAGTACCCGAAGGATCAAATCTCCCTCCTTGGCCCCCGGTTGGTGCTAACGGGTCTCCCTATATGTCTCTAGGAGAAGAGATAAAGCTGAAAGGACCTCTCTTGGAGGAACGTACACGCTTTTGGGAGGACATCTACGGACGCTTCTACAGATCTCCAGTGGCACCATCTCCACGCAAAGTTAGAAGCGAACTC GTAATATACAAGTTCGCAATGCCGCACACTATATTCAAATTATTGTTATTAGTCGCCGGTGTGACTGTGTGTGTCACACAGGATACACAGGATGTAAGGGAATCAAGGGTAGTGCAGACCGCACAGGGGCCCGTGAGGGGATATAAGAAGGATGATATCTTCTATTTTTACGGGATCCCGTATGCCACGGCGCCTACTGGAACGCGCAGGTTCACC gcaCCGCTTCCAGGACCAGTATGGATGAACACACTTGAAGCAATCAATGATAAGATACTTTGCCCTCAGGGCAAAGTTCGGATGAGTAACTTCCCATTAGATTTTGTCATGCGAGAAGACTGTCTTGTAGCAAACGTCTACGTACCTGAAACAGAAGAAACTAATCTCCCTGTCGTGGTCTACGTGCATGGGGGAGCTTACCAATTCGGAGCCGGAGCGTTTGGCTCACCAAGCCCACTAGTGCGCACCAAAAAAGTAATAGCTGTCACTTTCAACTATCGCTTAGGAGTGCACGGATTCCTCTGTCTCGGTACAGAAAATGCTCCAGGTAACGCAGGCATGAAAGACCAAGTCGCGCTACTTCGATGGGTACAAAAAAACATCGCTAGCTTTGGGGGAAATCCCAATGAAGTCACTATTGCTGGGTACAGTGCAGGATCATCAGCAGTGGACCTCCTGATGCTCTCAGAAACGACCAAGGGTCTATATAATAAAGTTATACCCGAGAGCGGTCCAAGTGTAGCTGTATGGAGCGTTCAACTTGATCCCGTTCAGAATGCAAAGTATTTTGCTAAGCAGCTTAATTTCACTAACGTTGATAATATCAATAGTTTGGAAGAATTCTACTCAACTTTGTCATATGAAGCTTTGATGTCAGATGATTTCCTGGATAGGAAGGATTCAAATTTTTTGTTTTCACCTTGTGTTGAACATGATACCGGCGTTGAAATGTTCCTGGACGACACTCCAGTTAACATTTTAACTCAAGGAAAATACAGAAAAGTACCAGTCCTGTACGGATTTGCCAATATGGAAGGTTTATTCCGGGTTCCATTGTTTGAGCAGTGGCaagaattaatgaatgaaaGATTTTCAGACTTTTTGCCAGCTGATTTGCAGTTTAAAAACAACGAAGAAAAGGAGCGTATTGCGAAAGATACTAAGGAATTTTATTTTGGAGATAAACGGATATCAGCTGAAACTATTCAAGGGTTTATCGATTACTTCTCTGATGTCATATTTGGGTTTCCTCATTTGAGATCAGTTAAGCTGCAAGTGGAGGCTGGTAGTGATTCAATATACCTTTATGAATATTCGTTCTTCAGGCCACATCCCGAGAATGCTGGTATTCCAGAATACGTGAAAAATATCAAAGGAGCAGGTCACTGTGCCCAGACTTCTACGGTATTGGAAATCGGTGCATTTGGCGTTAATCTTCCTGATTCTGATGAATACAAGAAAATGAAGAGTATCATGGTTGAACTTTGGGTGAACTTTATCTCTACAGG TAAACCAGTACCCGAAGGATCAAATCTCCCTCCTTGGCCTCCGGTTGGTGCTAACAGTTCTCCCTATATGTCTCTAGGAGAAGAGATAAAGCTTAAAGGGTCTCTCTTGGAGGAACGCACACTCTTTTGGGAAGACATCTACGGCCGTTTCTACAAATCTCCAATGGCACCATCTCCACGCAAAGATAGAAGCGAACTTTAA